One Streptomyces mobaraensis NBRC 13819 = DSM 40847 DNA segment encodes these proteins:
- a CDS encoding zinc-dependent metalloprotease, which yields MTSIGGAEMVDWKLAVATATRLVRPGPEVSRDEARAVVAELRRHAKASEEHVREFTGMTPSGAGSDTPVLVVDRAGWIRANVAGFRAVLGPLLEKMEKRRGGLPGGAVLGAVGGKVTGVELGMLLSFLASRVLGQYETFVPPTRDLPGGAGGGRLLLVAPNIVHVERELEVDPHDFRLWVCLHEETHRTQFTGVPWLRDHIEGEVQAFLAETDIDPATLLERLREALQALAGGRPPEDEGERGGRSIVELVQTSAQREVLGRLTAVMSLLEGHADYVMDGVGPRVVPSVTEIREKFQQRRASGAGRLDQALRKLLGLDAKLRQYRDGERFVRAVVDQVGMEGFNRVWTSPNTLPTKAEIAKPADWVARVHSRSDG from the coding sequence ATGACGAGCATCGGTGGTGCGGAGATGGTCGACTGGAAGCTCGCGGTGGCGACCGCGACGCGGCTCGTGCGGCCGGGGCCGGAGGTGAGCCGGGACGAGGCCCGCGCGGTGGTCGCGGAGTTGCGGCGGCACGCCAAGGCGTCGGAGGAGCACGTCCGGGAGTTCACCGGGATGACGCCGTCGGGCGCCGGATCGGATACCCCGGTGCTGGTGGTGGACCGGGCGGGCTGGATCCGGGCGAACGTCGCCGGGTTCCGGGCGGTGCTCGGACCGCTGCTGGAGAAGATGGAGAAGCGCCGGGGCGGCCTGCCGGGCGGCGCGGTGCTGGGCGCGGTCGGCGGCAAGGTCACCGGCGTGGAACTGGGCATGCTGCTGTCGTTCCTGGCCTCGCGGGTGCTGGGCCAGTACGAGACGTTCGTGCCGCCCACCCGGGACCTGCCGGGCGGTGCCGGCGGCGGCCGGCTGCTGCTGGTGGCGCCGAACATCGTGCACGTGGAGCGCGAACTGGAGGTCGACCCGCACGACTTCCGGCTGTGGGTCTGCCTGCACGAGGAGACGCACCGCACCCAGTTCACGGGCGTGCCGTGGCTGCGCGACCACATCGAGGGCGAGGTCCAGGCGTTCCTCGCCGAGACCGACATCGACCCGGCCACCCTGCTGGAGCGGCTCCGCGAGGCGCTCCAGGCGCTGGCCGGCGGGCGTCCGCCGGAGGACGAGGGGGAGCGGGGCGGGCGCAGCATCGTCGAGCTGGTGCAGACCTCCGCCCAGCGGGAGGTGCTGGGGCGGCTGACGGCGGTGATGTCCCTGCTGGAGGGGCACGCGGACTACGTCATGGACGGGGTGGGGCCGCGGGTCGTGCCGTCCGTGACCGAGATCCGGGAGAAGTTCCAGCAGCGGCGGGCCAGCGGCGCGGGCCGGCTCGACCAGGCGCTGCGCAAGCTGCTGGGTCTGGACGCCAAGCTGCGGCAGTACCGTGATGGCGAGCGGTTCGTCCGGGCGGTGGTGGACCAGGTCGGCATGGAGGGCTTCAACAGGGTCTGGACCTCGCCGAACACCCTGCCGACCAAGGCCGAGATCGCCAAACCCGCGGACTGGGTCGCCCGGGTGCACAGCCGGTCCGACGGCTGA
- the hpt gene encoding hypoxanthine phosphoribosyltransferase: MGTDLKSVLITKEEIDAKLAELAAKIDAEYAGKDLLIVGVLKGAVMVMADLARALSNPVTMDWMAVSSYGAGTQSSGVVRILKDLDTDIKGKHVLIVEDIIDSGLTLSWLLSNLGSREPASLNVVTLLRKPEAAKVAIDVKWVGFDIPNEFVVGYGLDFAEKYRNLPFVGTLAPHVYGG, from the coding sequence ATGGGCACCGACCTCAAGTCGGTGCTCATCACCAAGGAAGAGATCGACGCGAAGCTGGCCGAGCTGGCCGCGAAGATCGACGCGGAGTACGCGGGCAAGGACCTGCTCATCGTCGGTGTCCTCAAGGGCGCCGTGATGGTGATGGCGGACCTGGCGCGCGCGCTGTCCAACCCCGTCACCATGGACTGGATGGCCGTGTCCTCCTACGGCGCGGGCACCCAGTCCTCCGGCGTGGTCCGGATCCTCAAGGACCTCGACACCGACATCAAGGGCAAGCACGTCCTGATCGTCGAGGACATCATCGACTCCGGCCTGACGCTGTCCTGGCTGCTGTCGAACCTCGGCTCCCGCGAGCCGGCGTCCCTCAACGTCGTCACCCTGCTGCGCAAGCCGGAGGCGGCCAAGGTCGCCATCGACGTGAAGTGGGTCGGCTTCGACATCCCGAACGAGTTCGTCGTCGGTTACGGTCTCGACTTCGCGGAGAAGTACCGCAACCTGCCCTTCGTCGGCACCCTCGCGCCGCACGTCTACGGCGGCTGA
- the folE gene encoding GTP cyclohydrolase I FolE — protein MIDPVTLDGERAIGPFDEKRAEQAVRELLIAVGEDPDREGLRETPARVARAYKEIFAGLRQEPADVLTTTFDLGHDEMVLVRDIEVYSTCEHHLVPFHGVAHIGYIPATSGKITGLSKLARLVDVYARRPQVQERLTTQIADSLVEILEARGVVVVIECEHMCMSMRGIRKPGAKTITSAVRGQLRDPASRAEAMSLIMSAR, from the coding sequence ATGATCGATCCGGTGACCCTGGACGGCGAGCGAGCCATCGGGCCGTTCGACGAGAAGCGGGCCGAGCAGGCGGTCCGCGAGCTGCTGATCGCCGTCGGCGAGGACCCGGACCGCGAGGGTCTGCGGGAGACCCCCGCCCGTGTGGCGCGCGCGTACAAGGAGATATTCGCCGGCCTGCGGCAGGAGCCGGCCGACGTGCTGACCACCACCTTCGACCTGGGCCACGACGAGATGGTGCTGGTCCGGGACATCGAGGTCTACAGCACCTGCGAGCACCACCTCGTCCCGTTCCACGGCGTGGCGCACATCGGCTACATCCCCGCGACCAGCGGCAAGATCACCGGTCTGTCGAAGCTGGCCCGCCTGGTGGACGTCTACGCCCGCCGTCCGCAGGTGCAGGAGCGGCTCACCACGCAGATCGCGGACTCCCTGGTGGAGATCCTGGAGGCGCGCGGCGTCGTCGTGGTGATCGAGTGCGAGCACATGTGCATGTCGATGCGGGGGATCCGGAAGCCCGGCGCGAAGACGATCACGTCCGCGGTCCGGGGCCAGCTGCGGGACCCCGCGTCCCGCGCGGAGGCGATGAGCCTCATCATGTCGGCGCGCTGA
- the dacB gene encoding D-alanyl-D-alanine carboxypeptidase/D-alanyl-D-alanine-endopeptidase, producing MPGSVRRQVRWWPAALPPRSGTGRFVAAATAVGLLAAAGAVAAAGPWDGGQRTAERVRAAAADRGAYARGAPYGSSLAGPVLAGVPEAPSGGPGEARGVGGAGGSGGAPAAAGLAAALEPLLADAALGPRVSASVVDAATGERLFGSNEAAAVTPASTVKLATSAAALSALGADHRIETAVTLGADGIVLVGGGDPTLTARPAPPGREPTGLPALADATARALKALGTDHTALRYDVSRYTGPVPHPIGPNENLAPVSALMVDEGRLDDSDHGPADRTDDPAGDAARKFAALLGERGVRVEGEPAEGRSPAGARRLAAVSSAPLADLVERALTQSDNDIAEALARQTALADGQPASFEGAGRAVAARLARLGLPMAGTRFADGSGLDRGDRVSADLLARLLARAGDRGAPELRAVLTGLPVAGFSGTLQGRVAGGRGVVRAKTGTLTGVNALAGTAVAGGGRLLTFAFLADGTADSEGAQRALDGLAAAVAAAR from the coding sequence ATGCCCGGGAGCGTCCGTCGGCAGGTCCGGTGGTGGCCTGCCGCCTTGCCGCCGCGGTCCGGTACCGGGCGGTTCGTCGCCGCCGCCACCGCGGTGGGACTGCTCGCCGCGGCCGGGGCGGTGGCCGCCGCCGGCCCCTGGGACGGCGGACAGCGTACGGCCGAACGGGTACGCGCCGCAGCCGCCGACCGGGGGGCGTACGCCCGGGGCGCCCCCTACGGGTCCTCCCTGGCCGGGCCGGTGCTCGCGGGGGTGCCGGAGGCGCCTTCCGGTGGGCCCGGCGAGGCGCGTGGGGTCGGCGGGGCCGGCGGTTCCGGCGGGGCGCCCGCCGCGGCCGGTCTCGCCGCCGCGCTGGAGCCGCTGCTCGCCGACGCCGCGCTGGGCCCCCGCGTCTCGGCCTCCGTCGTCGACGCGGCCACCGGCGAGCGGCTGTTCGGCTCGAACGAGGCCGCGGCGGTCACTCCCGCCTCCACCGTCAAACTCGCCACCTCCGCCGCGGCGCTCTCCGCGCTCGGCGCGGATCACCGCATCGAGACCGCGGTGACGCTCGGGGCTGACGGGATCGTGCTCGTCGGCGGCGGCGATCCCACCCTCACCGCCCGCCCCGCCCCTCCCGGCCGGGAGCCCACCGGCCTCCCCGCCCTGGCCGACGCCACGGCCCGCGCGCTGAAGGCGCTCGGCACGGACCACACGGCGCTCCGGTACGACGTCTCCCGCTACACCGGGCCCGTACCGCACCCGATCGGCCCCAACGAGAACCTCGCGCCGGTCAGCGCCCTCATGGTGGACGAGGGCCGGCTGGACGACAGCGACCACGGCCCCGCGGACCGGACGGACGACCCCGCCGGGGACGCCGCACGGAAGTTCGCCGCCCTGCTGGGGGAGCGGGGGGTACGCGTCGAGGGCGAGCCCGCCGAGGGCCGCTCGCCCGCCGGCGCCCGGCGGCTGGCCGCCGTCTCCTCCGCCCCGCTCGCCGACCTCGTCGAGCGGGCCCTGACCCAGAGCGACAACGACATCGCCGAGGCACTGGCCCGGCAGACCGCCCTCGCCGACGGACAGCCGGCGAGCTTCGAGGGCGCGGGGCGGGCGGTGGCCGCCCGGCTGGCGCGGCTCGGCCTGCCGATGGCGGGCACCCGCTTCGCCGACGGCAGCGGCCTGGACCGGGGTGACCGGGTATCCGCCGACCTCCTGGCCCGGCTGCTGGCCCGCGCCGGTGATCGGGGGGCGCCCGAGTTGCGGGCGGTGCTCACGGGGCTGCCGGTGGCGGGGTTCAGTGGGACGCTTCAAGGTCGCGTGGCCGGCGGCCGGGGGGTGGTGCGGGCCAAGACGGGCACGTTGACCGGGGTGAACGCGCTGGCCGGGACGGCGGTCGCCGGCGGCGGGCGGTTGCTGACCTTTGCCTTCCTGGCCGATGGGACAGCGGATTCGGAGGGGGCGCAGCGGGCGTTGGACGGGTTGGCGGCGGCGGTGGCCGCCGCCCGGTGA
- a CDS encoding alpha/beta hydrolase, whose product MGLTSKTVLLLAAVLAVVLFACTVWLWPRLGKKSVGSILGRVGMLLVTQLSLFAAIGLYANYSFGFYASWADLFGQEQDQGVVVDHSSGAHRVQVVGTQQVNVPRASVPRVAGRIEKVNIQGPESRIASPAFVYLPPEYFQPEFAKRTFPASVVLTGYPGTAEALIKGLHYPQTAHKLAKEKKMQPTILVMMRPTVAPPRDTECMDIPDGPKTETFFTKDLRKAMAQQYRIGTKAANWGMIGDSTGGYCALKLAMRHPEAYGAAAALSGYYKAPQDPTTGSLFGGSKKLEQENNLIWRLKNKPLPKISMLVTSSKQGEHNYKDTMKFIDLAAKHPTRVSSMILESGGHNFNTWRREIPGTLQWMGSRLSA is encoded by the coding sequence ATGGGTCTCACCAGCAAGACAGTTCTGCTGTTGGCCGCCGTGCTGGCGGTAGTGCTCTTCGCGTGTACCGTCTGGCTCTGGCCGCGGCTCGGCAAGAAGAGCGTGGGTTCCATCCTGGGCCGCGTCGGCATGCTGCTCGTCACCCAGCTGTCCCTGTTCGCCGCCATCGGCCTCTACGCGAACTACTCGTTCGGCTTCTACGCCTCCTGGGCCGACCTCTTCGGCCAGGAGCAGGACCAGGGCGTGGTGGTGGACCACAGCTCGGGCGCCCACCGGGTCCAGGTGGTCGGCACCCAGCAGGTGAACGTGCCCCGGGCCTCCGTCCCCCGGGTGGCCGGCCGGATCGAGAAGGTGAACATCCAGGGGCCCGAGTCGCGGATCGCCAGCCCGGCCTTCGTGTACCTGCCGCCGGAGTACTTCCAGCCCGAGTTCGCCAAGCGCACCTTTCCGGCCTCCGTCGTGCTGACCGGCTACCCGGGCACCGCCGAGGCGCTGATCAAGGGCCTGCACTACCCGCAGACGGCGCACAAGCTGGCCAAAGAGAAGAAGATGCAGCCCACCATCCTGGTGATGATGCGGCCGACCGTCGCCCCGCCCCGGGACACGGAGTGCATGGACATACCCGACGGCCCCAAGACCGAGACGTTCTTCACCAAGGACCTGCGCAAGGCCATGGCGCAGCAGTACCGGATCGGCACCAAGGCCGCCAACTGGGGCATGATCGGCGACTCGACCGGCGGCTACTGCGCGCTGAAGCTCGCGATGCGCCACCCGGAGGCGTACGGCGCCGCCGCCGCGCTGTCCGGCTACTACAAGGCCCCGCAGGACCCCACGACCGGTTCCCTCTTCGGCGGCAGCAAGAAGCTGGAGCAGGAGAACAACCTGATCTGGCGGCTGAAGAACAAGCCGCTGCCCAAGATCTCGATGCTGGTCACCAGCAGCAAGCAGGGCGAGCACAACTACAAGGACACGATGAAGTTCATCGACCTCGCCGCGAAGCACCCCACCCGGGTCTCCTCGATGATCCTGGAGAGCGGCGGTCACAACTTCAACACCTGGCGCCGTGAGATCCCCGGCACCCTCCAGTGGATGGGCAGCCGCCTCAGCGCCTGA
- the tilS gene encoding tRNA lysidine(34) synthetase TilS, translating into MGPHPAVAAIRLAVRRVLHDVLTLAPSETATGSAPGGSRPPLVLAACSGGADSMALASALAFEAPRLGLRAGGVTVDHGLQEGSDLRAAEVVSRLLALGLDPVEALPVTVGREGGPEAAARDARYAALDEAAERHGAAAVLLGHTRDDQAETVLLGLARGSGTRSLSGMAVASGVGGRYRRPFLGLDRQTARKACMVQSLPVWDDPHNADPAYTRSRVRHEALPVLEKALGKGVVEALARTAQLSRDDADALDSWAVAVEPSVRDDTGALEVAKLYALPPAVRRRVLRRAAIEAGSPAGSLFARHIEEVDRLITGWRGQRAINLPGRVAVHRHGGRLVLRQG; encoded by the coding sequence ATGGGTCCACACCCCGCGGTCGCGGCGATACGCCTGGCGGTCCGCCGCGTTCTCCACGACGTCCTCACCCTCGCTCCGTCCGAAACCGCAACCGGAAGCGCCCCCGGCGGCTCCAGGCCCCCGCTCGTCCTGGCCGCCTGCTCAGGCGGCGCCGACTCCATGGCGCTCGCCTCCGCCCTCGCCTTCGAGGCCCCCCGGCTCGGCCTCCGCGCCGGCGGCGTCACCGTCGACCACGGCCTCCAGGAGGGCTCCGACCTCCGCGCCGCCGAGGTGGTGAGCCGCCTCCTCGCCCTCGGCCTCGACCCCGTCGAGGCGCTCCCCGTGACCGTCGGCCGGGAGGGCGGGCCCGAGGCCGCCGCCCGCGACGCCCGCTACGCCGCCCTCGACGAGGCCGCCGAACGGCACGGCGCCGCGGCCGTGCTCCTCGGCCACACCCGCGACGACCAGGCCGAGACCGTCCTCCTGGGGCTGGCCCGCGGCTCCGGCACCCGCTCGCTGTCCGGGATGGCCGTGGCCTCCGGGGTCGGGGGCCGCTACCGCAGGCCGTTCCTGGGGCTCGACCGGCAGACCGCCCGCAAGGCGTGCATGGTGCAGTCGCTGCCGGTCTGGGACGACCCGCACAACGCCGACCCGGCCTACACCCGCTCCCGGGTCCGCCACGAGGCACTGCCGGTCCTGGAGAAAGCGCTGGGCAAGGGCGTCGTCGAGGCGCTGGCCCGGACCGCCCAGCTGTCCCGGGACGACGCGGACGCCCTCGACTCCTGGGCCGTCGCCGTGGAGCCGTCCGTCCGGGACGACACGGGCGCGCTGGAGGTCGCCAAGCTCTACGCGCTGCCCCCCGCCGTCCGCCGCCGGGTGCTGCGCCGGGCGGCCATCGAGGCCGGTTCCCCGGCTGGTTCGCTCTTCGCCCGGCACATCGAGGAGGTCGACCGGCTGATCACCGGCTGGCGCGGCCAGCGGGCCATCAACCTCCCCGGGCGCGTCGCGGTCCACCGGCATGGTGGCAGACTGGTCCTTCGGCAGGGCTGA
- the ftsH gene encoding ATP-dependent zinc metalloprotease FtsH gives MDVKRYFRGPVMWIVLAVLAVVVLMQVVGSSGGYKSVDTSQVVAAIRDNRVKSAELTTGDENKIKVELKSGQKIKGSSKVQANYIGDQGVQLSAMLQKAVDQKDKDVLPEGYNVATSKQNPFIGVLLSLLPFVLIVVVFLFLMNQMQGGGSRVMNFGKSKAKLITKDTPKTTFADVAGSDEAVEELHEIKEFLQEPAKFQAVGAKIPKGVLLYGPPGTGKTLLARAVAGEAGVPFYSISGSDFVEMFVGVGASRVRDLFEQAKANAPAIVFVDEIDAVGRHRGAGLGGGHDEREQTLNQLLVEMDGFDVKGGVILIAATNRPDILDPALLRPGRFDRQIAVDRPDMQGRLEILKVHQKGKPVAPDVDLAAVARRTPGFTGADLSNVLNEAALLTARSDKKLIDNHMLDEAIDRVVAGPQKRTRIMSDKEKKITAYHEGGHALVAAASPNSDPVHKITILSRGRALGYTMVLPDEDKYSTTRNEMLDQLAYMLGGRAAEELVFHDPTTGAANDIEKATATARAMVTQYGMTERLGAIKFGSDNSEPFLGREMSHQRDYSEEVAALVDEEVKKLIETAHNEAWEILVENRDILDNLVLALLEKETLNKEEIAEIFKHVVKRPARPAWTGSSRRTPSSRPPVLSPKELAPSSNGAAGTTGVDSVELPEDLRPE, from the coding sequence ATGGACGTGAAGCGCTACTTCCGTGGGCCGGTCATGTGGATCGTGCTGGCCGTCCTCGCCGTGGTCGTGTTGATGCAGGTCGTCGGCTCGTCCGGCGGCTACAAGTCGGTGGACACCAGTCAGGTTGTCGCGGCCATCCGTGACAACAGGGTGAAATCGGCCGAGCTGACCACGGGCGACGAAAACAAGATCAAGGTCGAGCTCAAGAGCGGCCAGAAGATCAAGGGCAGCAGCAAGGTCCAGGCGAACTACATCGGCGACCAGGGCGTCCAGCTGTCCGCGATGCTCCAGAAGGCCGTCGACCAGAAGGACAAGGACGTCCTGCCCGAGGGCTACAACGTGGCGACGTCCAAGCAGAACCCGTTCATCGGGGTGCTGCTGTCCCTGCTGCCCTTCGTCCTCATCGTCGTCGTCTTCCTGTTCCTGATGAACCAGATGCAGGGCGGCGGCTCCCGGGTGATGAACTTCGGGAAGTCCAAGGCCAAGCTGATCACCAAGGACACTCCGAAGACGACCTTCGCCGACGTGGCCGGGTCCGACGAGGCCGTCGAGGAGCTCCACGAGATCAAGGAGTTCCTCCAGGAGCCCGCCAAGTTCCAGGCCGTGGGCGCCAAGATCCCGAAGGGTGTGCTGCTCTACGGCCCGCCCGGTACCGGCAAGACGCTGCTGGCGCGCGCCGTCGCGGGCGAGGCCGGTGTCCCGTTCTACTCGATCTCCGGTTCCGACTTCGTCGAGATGTTCGTCGGTGTCGGTGCCTCCCGGGTCCGCGACCTGTTCGAGCAGGCCAAGGCCAACGCTCCGGCCATCGTCTTCGTCGACGAGATCGACGCCGTCGGCCGGCACCGCGGCGCGGGCCTCGGCGGCGGCCACGACGAGCGCGAGCAGACGCTCAACCAGCTGCTCGTCGAGATGGACGGCTTCGACGTCAAGGGCGGCGTCATCCTGATCGCGGCCACCAACCGGCCCGACATCCTCGACCCCGCGCTGCTCCGCCCGGGCCGCTTCGACCGGCAGATCGCCGTCGACCGCCCGGACATGCAGGGCCGCCTGGAGATCCTCAAGGTCCACCAGAAGGGCAAGCCGGTCGCCCCGGACGTCGACCTCGCGGCCGTCGCCCGCCGGACCCCCGGCTTCACCGGTGCCGATCTCTCCAACGTGCTGAACGAGGCCGCCCTGCTGACGGCCCGCAGCGACAAGAAGCTGATCGACAACCACATGCTGGACGAGGCGATCGACCGCGTCGTGGCCGGCCCGCAGAAGCGGACCCGGATCATGAGCGACAAGGAGAAGAAGATCACCGCGTACCACGAGGGCGGTCACGCCCTGGTCGCGGCGGCCTCGCCCAACTCCGACCCGGTCCACAAGATCACCATCCTGTCCCGGGGCCGTGCGCTCGGCTACACCATGGTGCTGCCGGACGAGGACAAGTACTCGACCACGCGCAACGAGATGCTCGACCAGCTGGCCTACATGCTGGGCGGCCGCGCGGCCGAGGAGCTGGTCTTCCACGACCCGACCACGGGCGCCGCGAACGACATCGAGAAGGCCACCGCCACGGCCCGCGCGATGGTCACCCAGTACGGCATGACCGAGCGGCTCGGCGCGATCAAGTTCGGCTCCGACAACTCCGAGCCCTTCCTGGGCCGCGAGATGTCGCACCAGCGCGACTACTCGGAAGAGGTCGCCGCGCTGGTCGACGAAGAGGTCAAGAAGCTGATCGAGACCGCGCACAACGAGGCGTGGGAGATCCTGGTCGAGAACCGCGACATCCTCGACAACCTCGTTCTGGCCCTCCTGGAGAAGGAGACGCTGAACAAGGAGGAGATCGCCGAGATCTTCAAGCACGTCGTGAAGCGCCCGGCCCGCCCGGCGTGGACCGGCTCCTCGCGCCGTACGCCGTCCAGCCGCCCGCCGGTGCTCTCCCCCAAGGAGCTCGCCCCGAGCAGCAACGGCGCCGCCGGCACCACCGGCGTCGACTCGGTCGAGCTGCCGGAGGACCTCCGCCCGGAGTGA